The Streptomyces luteogriseus genome includes a window with the following:
- a CDS encoding cytochrome P450, translating into MPVIHLPAPSPLEADVSLADHTDVLDWPFARTEDGDPPPILAELRNAPPCVVRLPAGAAESRLAWLVTRYADVRQALGDPRLSADERLPGAPVRIQVPPGGNPSSFLRLDDPEHARLRRMIQTEFTARRVKRLREPVQRLVDELLDELEALPRPADLHAVFSRALPTLVIARLLGVPEEDSAFFIEKTRVTISQEDPAVSLAAFEEMSEYLAKLALRKLESPGDDLISRLAVNHHAKGDITLDELVGIARLVLVAGHETTTNQIALNILALLRDDDLRARVTADDGALIPNFIEESMRYWSISQDAMVRLAVEDLELGGVAVSKGDAVVISVPAGNHDESVFACPHRIDPHRDTSGHLQWGFGPHYCQGAPLARLEMELSLRSLLRRFPNLRLAADPRTVFRRGTVFHGVTHLPVTW; encoded by the coding sequence CCTTCGCCCGCACCGAGGACGGAGACCCGCCGCCCATCCTGGCGGAACTGCGCAACGCGCCCCCCTGCGTGGTGCGCCTCCCGGCGGGAGCCGCCGAGTCCCGCCTGGCCTGGCTGGTGACCCGGTACGCCGACGTACGGCAGGCGCTGGGCGATCCCCGCCTCAGCGCCGACGAACGGCTGCCCGGCGCACCGGTGCGCATCCAGGTCCCGCCCGGCGGGAACCCGAGTTCCTTCCTGCGCCTGGACGACCCCGAGCACGCCCGGCTCCGCCGCATGATCCAGACCGAGTTCACCGCGCGCCGGGTGAAGCGGCTGCGCGAACCGGTCCAGCGGCTGGTGGACGAGCTGCTGGACGAACTGGAGGCACTGCCCCGGCCGGCCGACCTGCACGCGGTGTTCTCCCGCGCACTGCCGACCCTCGTCATCGCACGGCTGCTGGGCGTTCCGGAGGAGGACTCCGCGTTCTTCATCGAGAAGACCCGCGTCACCATCTCCCAGGAGGACCCGGCGGTCTCCCTGGCCGCCTTCGAGGAGATGTCCGAGTACCTGGCCAAACTGGCGCTGCGCAAGCTGGAGAGCCCTGGTGACGACCTGATCAGCCGCCTCGCCGTCAACCACCACGCGAAGGGCGACATCACCCTGGACGAGCTGGTCGGCATCGCCCGGCTGGTCCTGGTGGCCGGACACGAGACCACCACCAACCAGATCGCCCTGAACATCCTGGCGCTGCTGCGCGACGACGACCTGCGGGCGCGGGTGACCGCCGACGACGGCGCGCTCATACCGAACTTCATCGAGGAGTCGATGCGCTACTGGTCGATCTCCCAGGACGCGATGGTCCGGCTGGCGGTGGAGGACCTCGAACTCGGCGGTGTGGCCGTCTCCAAGGGCGACGCCGTCGTCATCTCCGTGCCCGCCGGCAACCACGACGAGTCGGTCTTCGCCTGCCCGCACCGGATCGACCCGCACCGCGACACCAGCGGCCACCTGCAGTGGGGCTTCGGGCCGCACTACTGCCAGGGGGCCCCGCTGGCGCGCCTGGAGATGGAGCTGTCGCTGCGCTCCCTGCTGCGGCGCTTCCCGAACCTGCGGCTGGCGGCCGACCCGCGCACGGTCTTCCGCCGCGGCACCGTCTTCCACGGGGTGACACACCTTCCCGTGACCTGGTGA